The Salicibibacter halophilus DNA window GGGCCGCCGTCGCTTTTCGGTTTCCGATTACGGACAATACGAAACAGCTTTTCATGAGTATCATCATTAATATTGCTGTACCGGCTATTATTTTAAACGGCATCTTTAACACGGAAATATCTGAACAAATTATGCATCAAGCAGTGACGATCTTTATTTTTTCGGTTATCTTTCATTCCGGAGCTGTTTTCTTTGCTTTTTTGCTTGGGCGCATCTTTCGGTTTTCGTCGCCATGGGCGAAAAAACTCGCGATTCTTTCCGCATTTGGCAACACTGGATTCATCGGCATCCCGCTCAGTTTTACTATTTTTGGCCCGACCGGCGGATTGCTCGCTTCCGTATTCAACGCCGGCCTTGATTTAATGATTTTTTCACTCGGGATTTTCATGTTGCAATCCCATGGACGCTTTGACTTCAGGCAATTAAAAGCGTTGTTCAACGCCCCGTTAATGGCCCTAGTCGCCGGTGGCTTGTTTGCATTCAGCGGCCTGGATGCTCCTGTCATCTTCCAAGATTTGACCGAGATGCTGTCCAGCCTTTCGGCGCCGCTCTCGATGTTATACATCGGTTTTTTGTTGCCTCCCTTTTTTAAAAAAGGACAAACATTTGTATTCCCGGGGCTTTGGTTTCCATTATCCATGCGTTTACTGGTCATTCCGGTCATTAGCATTACCATCATCGCTTTTATGCCGATGGATGATTTTTTAAAGCAGCTGTTCATTATTCTTGTTCCACTGCCGACATTTACATTGGCAACAGTTCTTTTTTCACGGTATACGGAGCAGGAAGATGAATCGGTGATGACGATCATCTATTCAACGATGCTTTGCCTGGCTACGATTCCGATTATTGCTGTCTATGCCAATTTTCTATCTTAACGAGGGGGTATGATTGTGCGTGAAGCGTTAATTGTTATTGATTATACGAATGATTTCGTGGCACCGGAAGGAAGATTAACATGTGGGGAACCGGGGCAAAACATCGAGGGGAGGCTAGTGTCCATCTTGCAGCAGTTCCATCGGCAGGAACAAGAGATTTTCTTCGCTGTCGACGTACATGAAGAAAATGATCCTTGCCACCCGGAAACCGCTTTGTTTCCGCCCCATAACATCCGCGGAACAAGCGGGCGTGACCAATACGGAAAGGTCCAGACGTTTCTTGATGAACTCGGTGCGGAGTGGCCGGCGCATATTCACTGGCACGACAAAACACGCTACAGCGCATTCGCCGGTACACCTTTGGAACTACAATTGAGGGAGAGAGGCATCACCCACCTCCACCTCGTTGGCGTTTGCACGGACATCTGTATTTTGCATACCGCCGTCGATGCCTATAATCGCGGATTCGCGCTCACCGTCCACGAGGACGCCGTACAAAGTTTCAATCCCGATGGGCACACCTGGGCGCTCGCCCATTTTAAGAATTGCCTCGGCGCGACTGTCGTTTCCGATTAAAACACCATAGAAAGCGAGGATCATATCATGAAGCCATACGTTTACATTGCACACCCAATTCCAGCACATGTTGAAGCTTATATTGCCGAACATTGCGAGTATAAAATCTGGAATGACGAAAACAAGAAAGTGCCCCAGGACCAATTAAAAGAAGAATTAAAAAGCGCTGATGGCGCCATTCTAACAGGGTATGACGTCGACGAAACGCTGCTAGCGGACGCGGAGAATCTCAAAGTAGTCAGCACTGTCTCCGTTGGGTATGACCGCTACGACACTGCCGCGTTAAAAAAGCACAACGTTTATGGCACCCACACGCCCCATGTGCTCGATGAAACGGTCGCCGACCTGATCTTCGGACTCGTGTTATCCGGTGGACGCAGAATTGCCGAACTCCACGAATACGTAAAAGGGGGACATTGGGGCTTAGAACCGGATAGCGCGTTTTACGGCTATGATATTCATCAACGAACGCTCGGGCTTATCGGCATGGGAAGAATCGGTGAAAAAATCGCCAAACGGGCACGCTTTGGTTTTGACATGGACATTCGTTATTATAATCGGTCGCGGAAACCGGAAATGGAAGAAAAATACGATGCCGTCCGCCTTGAATTGGACGACCTTCTGGCACAAGCCGATTTCGTCGTGCTCATCGTTCCTTTAACAGAAGCTACCCACCAATTAATCGGTGAACGCGAGCTTCAGTTAATGAAGTCCAGCGCGGTTTTGATTAACGGGGCACGAGGTCCGGTTGTTGATGAGGAGGCAGTTGTCCAAGCTTTAAAAGAGGAGACGATCTTCAGTGCCGCGCTCGATGTATTTGAAAATGAGCCGCTCCCAAAAGATCACCCACTGTTGTCTCTGCGCAATGTGACGTTAACCCCGCACATCGGGTCCGCTACCCGAGAAACCGATGAAGCGATGATGATGCGGGCGGCTGAAAATATGGTCCAAGGTGTTTTTGGGGATACGCCGCAAAATGTGATTAAAGAGTTGCGTTAAATCCTGGTTTTAAAAAAATCAACACGAAGCAAAATGTCCGAAATAATGAGCTATCGGGCATTTTTTTATGCACCGATTTCTCTCCATCAAGCATTAGAACCCTAAAATTCTTCTTACATGTTTTACGTATGTTTGGCTCACGATGAGTGGCGGATGTTCGGTTTTCTTTAAAGTGATGACTAAATTTCCTGACAGGTCACGGAAAATTTGTTGGATGAATCTGATATTTACAATATAGGAACGATGAATCCGCAGGAAGGAACTCGGTAAGTATTGTTCCATCGTTTTCAAAGCATAAATCGTATGATATTGGTTGTCGGTTGTGTAAAACCACGTTTTCTTTTGATAGCTTTCAATATAGGTGATTTCTTCAACCGGGATCGGCGTCCACATTTCATCCTGCTGTCCAGTTAAAAAGGAAATCTGCCTTTTCAAGAAATAGTCCGGAGGGAGGATGACTGTCACAATAATATCGGCAGACTTGTCTTCCTCAAATGGGTATCCAATTCCGTAATAAGAAAGACCGAAGACCGATTGATCCACAAGTGATTCAACACGCCTTTTTTTACGGGCTACCTCATGGGAAATACTCCCAAAAGGGACAGGTTGTTCGGGGTACAGACGAATATCATGGGTGCCTGCGTAATAATCCAGATATTTATCTGAATTCGCGACAGCAATCGATGCTTCATCGGGAGTCCAATCTTTCATGAATCTTGTTAATTGCTGAATATTAATCGTGCTCATCGGTGTCGCTCCCTTAATCTGTATATTTATATTTATACTAACACTTTTCGACAATTCATCGTCAATTATTTTCTTCTATCAGTAAATAGAATGGCCTGTCCGAAAGCACTTACGTAATAATGAAACTGTTCTATAATGTATGAAAATTAATGCTGTTGTGTAATAAAAAATCAGGAGTAGCAAGGAAAATGAAACGAATACTGCTCATTAATTCGTTTTATGCAACAGTTTTGAAGTCACAATTATGTATCCGCTTACAAGGAGGTTTTTATGGCTGTTGAAAAGTCATCCGACCATCGTCACGGGATAAATTATAAACAGGTGGAAAAAAGTTCAACGTTCAGACAGTTAATTTCAGAAAAAAAGAAGTTCATTATTCCCTGTTCTATTTTCTTTTTGATTTTTTATTTTTCCTTGCCAACGCTTGCATCTTACACAACTGTTTTAGACGGGGATGCCATAGGAGGAGTGATCACTTGGGCGTGGGTCCTTGCATTCGCGCAATTTGTTATGACTTGGACGCTTTGTATTCTGTATACGCGTAAGGCTGCACATTTTGACCAACTCGCCCAAAAAGTGTTGAATGAGGAAGGAGAGCCAAGAAAATGAACCTAACCGTTATTACACTATTCCTTGTTTTCGTAATAGCAACACTCGTAATTACTTATTTTGCGGCGAAGCGAACGAGTTCAGCCGATGATTTTTACACTGCAGGTGGCGGACTCACTGGTTGGCAAAATGGTTTGGCCATCGCGGGAGACTATTTATCCGCAGCTTCTTTTCTTGGAATTGCCGGAGCTATCGCGCTTGATGGGTATGATGGTTTTTATTACAGCATCGGTTACCTCGTCGGATTCCTAGTGGTTCTCTTTATTGTTGCTGAGCCAATGAGAAACATTGGAAAATACACCATAGCCGACATGGTCACGGCTCGTTTTGATTTAAAAAAAGTGCGTGGAATTGCTGCTTTGAGTACGATTACGATTGTGACGTTTTATATGATTGCCCAGCTTGTCGGTGCCGGGGCATTAATCCAATTATTATTCGGGATTGATTACTGGTTGGCAGTGATTATCGTTGGTGCCATGATGACGACGTATGTGATGTGGGGTGGGATGACCGCCACGAGCTGGGTACAAATCATTAAAGCTGTTCTATTAATGGTTGGTATGTTTGTCCTTTCCATTTTAGTTCTCTTTTATTTTAATTTTAATCTGGTGGAATTGTTTTCATCAGCCAGGGATGCTTCCCCGCATGGAGATGCTTATTTAAATCCAGGTGTTCAAGCCGAACTTCCTTTGGATACGATTTCCTTAATGCTTGCCCTTGTATTAGGGACTGCCGGTTTGCCTCATATTTTACTCAGGTTCTTTACCGTAAAAGATGCAAAGACGGCACGGACTTCAGTTGTTGTCGCGACTTGGATTATCGGCTTTTTCTATCTCCTTACGGTATTTTTAGGCATGGGCGCTCTTTATTTCGTTGGGCACAGTGATATTGTGGAGACAAACCCGGCGGGGAATATGGCAGCTCCAATGCTCGCAGAGGCACTTGGGGGCGATCTTCTCTTCGCATTCATTGCCGCGGTTTCTTTCGCAACGATTCTGGCCGTTGTAGCCGGACTTGTATTATCAGGGGCGACAGCTTTTGCCCATGATTTATATGGTCACATCATTAAAAAAGGGCAGGCAACCCAAAGACAGCAAATGATCGCTGCCCGTTCCGCGACGCTTGGCGTAGCAGTGATGTCGATTATCCTAGCACTTGCAGCGCAAAATTTAAATGTTGCTTTTCTAGTCGCGTTAGCGTTTGCTGTCGCGGCCAGCGCGAACTTGCCGGTGATTGTTTTCACCATCTATTGGAAACGGTTTAATACAACCGGAGCAATCACGGGGATTTTGTCAGGTTTAATTACGGCACTCGCTCTCGTGCTTGTTAGTCCAAGTGTACTATCCCCGGATGGAGACGCGATTTTTGTCGGTACGCCGCTCTTTCCGCTTGAAAATCCGGCAATCATATCTGTTCCGGTCGGTTTCCTAGGTGCAATCATTGGGACTTATCTTGCTAAAACACCACTGGATAAAGAAAAATATCGAGAAATTAAAGTTAAAGCACATACTGGCTATTCAGATTCGGATGAAAAAGCGTAAATCCAACACCTGGAAAATATATTTTTAAGAAAGGAAGAATGGTCATGGAAGAATTGAAAGCACTCCCCCCTAAAGGTGGAGACCACAATTTAAACAATTACGAAGAAGCAACGCAACAATTTGATTGGGCAGAAGTCGAGAAAGCATTTTCCTTTTACGAAACCGGGAAAGTAAATATGGCGTATGAAGCCATTGACCGTCACGCCGAGAGAGCTGATAAAAAAGATCAAGTTGCGCTCTATTATAGCGATGATCAGCGCGATGAGGCTTATACATTTGCCGACATGAAAAAAATGACCGATAAGGCCGCCAATGTTTTTCAGGAAGCCGGGATTGAAAAAGGGGACCGGGTGTTTATTTTCATGCCGCGTTCGCCTGAATTATACTTTGCCGCCCTTGGGGCGATTAAGGTGGGCGCGATCGTCGGGCCATTGTTTGAAGCTTTTATGGAAGGAGCCGTTAGGGACCGGCTGGAAAACAGCGAAGCAAAAGCGATTGTCACGACCAATGATCTGGTCGGGCGCGTGCCCGTCTCGGAGCTTCCGGCGTTGGAAAACGTATTTATCCAGGGGGACGATGTCAAGGAAGAAGGAAAAACCCTTGACTTTCAAACACGGCTGGCACAGGCATCGGAAAACCATGCCATCACCTGGGTGGATCGTGAAGATGGCTTGATTTTGCATTATACGTCCGGTTCAACAGGCACGCCGAAAGGCGTATTGCACGTGCACGCGGCGATGATCCAGCATTACCAAACGGGCAAATGGGTGCTGGACTTGAAGGAAGATGATGTGTATTGGTGCACGGCAGATCCGGGTTGGGTCACCGGCACGTCCTATGGCATCTTTGCCCCGTGGCTGAATGGCGTCACGAATGTCGTGCGCGGCGGACGGTTTAGTCCCGAGTCCTGGTACGGGACATTGGAAAAATACAAGGTCACCGTGTGGTACAGCGCGCCGACGGCGCTGCGAATGTTGGCGAGCGCCGGGGATGACATCGTAAAACATTATGATCTCTCAAGCTTGCGGCATATTCTCAGCGTCGGCGAACCGTTAAATCCTGAAGTGGTCCGTTGGGGAGAGGAAGTCTATGGCTTGCGTATTCACGATTCCTGGTGGATGACCGAAACGGGCGCGATCATGATTACGAATTTTCCGAGCTTGACGATCAAACCTGGTTCGATGGGCAAACCCATCCCGGGCGTCGAAGCCGGTATTCTGGATGACCAGGGCCATGAACTGCCGCCCAATCGCATGGGGAATCTTGCGTTGCGCACGGGCTGGCCGGCGATGATGCGCACGATTTGGAACAACGAAGAAAAGTATAAAGGATATTTTGAATTTCCGGGCTGGTACGTATCCGGGGATTCCGCCTATAAAGACGAAGAAGGTTACTATTGGTTCCAAGGCCGGGTGGATGATGTGATTTTAACAGCCGGTGAGCGCGTTGGTCCATTTGAAGTGGAAAGCAAGCTCGTGGAGCACCCGGCTGTCGGTGAAGCGGGTGTGATTGGCAAACCGGACCCGGTGCGCGGAGAAATCATTAAAGCCTTTGTCGCGCTTCGCGAAGGCTATGAAGAGACAGATGAACTCAAAGAGGACATCCGCGTCTTCGTGAAAAACGGATTGGCCGCCCACGCGGCGCCGCGGGAAATGGTCATTCGAGACACATTGCCGAAGACCCGGAGCGGGAAAATCATGCGCCGTGTCCTCAAGGCATGGGAACTTGATTTGCCAACCGGAGATTTATCGACGATGGACGATGATTAAGGGATACGTTTTGAAACCGGTAAGGATGCCCACGGGCGATCCTTATCGGTTTTTTGTTTTTATGCATGCTTATATTTTTGCTCATCACTTATTGACAAATCACGCCTCTGGGCATACCATGTAACTATAATTTGCCCTAAGGCAAAATTTATAGTTCGTGCAAAATTGTTTGTCCCAAGGAAATTTGTTGCTCTGTTAATGAATCATTTTTTCAAATCATCGAGAAATGAGGGAAAGAAACTTGAAAAAACCAGAACCTCTCTTTTTATCTATATTAGCGAGTTTTGGGCTGTTGGCGGCAGCCTGTGGGGATGGAGAAACCGATGCGTCACCACCCGAAGAAGGAGAGCCCATCCAAGTGACGACCACAATTGCTCAAATTGATGACATTGTTGAAAATGTCGGCGGGGAACACGTTGACTCTACCCCGTTAATGGGACCCGGGACTGACCCTCACGTTTACCAGGCGTCCCATGGGGATGTGGAATTGCTGGAAGACGCTGATATGATTTTTTGGAACGGATTAAATTTAGAGGAACAGATGACGGATATGATGGATCATTTAGGCGAGGAAAAACCGGTATATGCACTTGGTGAACAAGTGCCGGACGAATACATTTTAGAAGACGAAGAAGAAGCCGGGATGCCTGACCCCCATATTTGGTTTGATATTGAGCTGTGGTCCTATGCTGTTGAAGGCGTAAAAGACGGTCTCATTGAACTCGACCCGGATAACGAAGAGGAGTATCAAGCAAATGCTGAAGAATACCTCGATGAACTCCAGGAATTGCAAACATGGTCCGAAGAACAAATCCAAGAAATTGACGAAGAAAGCCGTGTGTTGGTGACCGCCCATGATGCTTTTCAATATTTTGGAGATGCCGCTGGGATGGATGTCATCGGCTTGCAAGGCATTAGCACCGATGCTGAATACGGGCTTAGTGACGTGCAAAATGTGATCGATGAAATGGAAGATCGGGATGTCGGAGCGATTTTCGGAGAAACCAGTGTCTCCGACAGCGCCATTGAAGCCGTGATCGAAGGTGCCGGACAACGGGGGCACGAAGTCGAAAACGGCGGCACGCTCTACTCCGATGCCATGGGTGAACCGGGCACCGAGGAAGGGACGTATGTCGGCATGTACCAGGCAAATATCAATCAAATTGTGGACGCATTGAAATGAAAGAATGAACGACATGATATCAGTTAAATCGTCGCATAAACACTAAAAGGAGTATTATCTCATGAATCCGGTAACCGCTAGTAACATTACTGTTGCTTATCACCGCAAACCGGTGCTTCAAAGCATAAATTTTGAAGCGCCGGAAGGAAAACTGATTGGCATCATCGGTCCCAATGGCGCGGGGAAATCAACATTGTTAAAATCGATCCTCGGCCTCGTGCCCAAGGCTTCCGGAGACGTCAATATATACGGCAAGCCCTATCGTAAACAAAGGCAAATGGTCGGTTATGTGCCACAACGAGGGTCGGTAGATTGGGACTTCCCGACAAATGCCCTTGATGTTGTGCTCATGGGACGTTATGGGCAAATCGGGCTTTTCCGGAAAGTGAAAAAAAAGGATGTTAAAGAAGCCATGACCTGTCTGGAAAAAGTCGGGATGGACCAATATGCACAGCGGCAAATCAGCCAATTATCGGGCGGGCAGCAACAACGTGTGTTTCTCGCCCGCGCGCTTGCTCAAAACGCTCAGGTTTATTTTATGGATGAACCATTTGTCGGGGTTGATGCCGCTACGGAAAAAGCGATTATTAACTTGTTAAGCGAGCTTAAAAATCAGGGAAAAACTGTTCTCGTCGTCCATCATGATTTACAGACCGTCCAGGATTATTTTGACTGGATCATGCTTTTAAATGTTCGTAAAATTGCTTTTGGGCCTACAAAAGAAACCTTTAAAAATGATCTATTACAAAAAACGTATGGAGGACGATTAACACTTCTTGACAGGGAAGAGGAAGTGACGCCCCTTGTTTAATATGCTCAGCGATCCGAATTTCCAATGGGTTCTTTTTGGGACCACCATCCTCGGCATCGCAAGCGGTGTGCTCGGAAGTTTCTCCCTTTTGCGCAGACAAAGCTTGATCGGGGACGCCATGAGCCACGCTGCCCTCCCCGGAATTTGCGTTGCTTTTCTGATCGTCGGTGAAAAAATGATGGGTGCATTGCTTCTGGGCGCTGGGATAGCTGCTTATCTGGGACATATTGCGTTCAAGCGATCATCCGCCACACGCGCTTAAAAACAGATACGGCCATTGGACTGATTCTGTCTGTTTTTTTTGGGATCGGTATCGTGCTCCTCACGTATATCAACCAACTCCCGGTCGGAGACCAAAGCGGTTTGGATGAGTTTATTTTCGGGCAGGCGGCCGCGATGGTGAGCAGTGATGTACGCATTATTTCCATCGTAGCCATAATTTTGGTGGCAATTGTCGTTTTGCTTTTTAAAGAGCTGAAATTACTCATCTTTGATCGGGAGTTCGCGCAAGGCATCGGATTGCCGACCACCGTTCTCAATGGCCTGCTCATGACAATGATCGTTGCTGCTGTCGTGATTGGCCTTCAGGCCGTGGGGGTTGTTTTAATGGTTTCAATGCTGATTGCACCGGCAATTACCGCTCGCTATTGGACGGACCGCCTCGATCATATGGTAATTTTATCCGGTATTGTCGGCGCACTTTCCGGCATTTCAGGCACGCTCATTTCCGCACCGATCTCCGGAATGCCGACAGGTCCGCTCATTGTTGTTTCCGCTTGTATGTTGTTTTTCGTTTCCCTTGTAATCGCTCCAAAAAAAGGGTTATTGATCAAAGCTTATCGTTTAAAACATTTGCGAAAGCAAACCGCGAGAGAGCAAATATTACAAAGTCTCTATGAACTCGCCGAGGAACACTATGCAGCGACCCGATCGCTAAAAACATTCCCTGGCGAAGACATTCAAGCGTTACGCCCATTATCCGCACGCAGGTTTCAGAAAGCTTTAAAAGGATTACAGCAATCCGGATACGTCAACGTGACGAACGAAGGCTTTTATTTGACGGCCTCCGGAAGGGAAAAAGCGCATAGGGTCACCCTCAACAATCGCTATATGCAAATGTATGCCATGCATGAGGTTCGCTTTGCTAACCTTCATATGGAAAAACAAAACTGGGATTTTTTATCTCTCCCTGAAGAAGAGCAAGGGCGTTTACAGGCTTTATTGCATGAGCACAAACTGGAGCCCACATTATTGCAGATGCTTCAAGAAGGGAGGACCTCAACATGACGGACTACACATTTTGGATCCTCCTAACCGCCTCACTTGTAGGCATTACATGTGGGATCATTGGTGTCCTGCTCATTTTACGGAAGTTGGCGATGGTATCCGATGCCATTAGTCATACGGTGTTACTCGGTATTATTTCTGCTTTCCTCATTACCCAATCGTTGGATGGATGGACGATGTTTATCGGGGCAGCGATTGTCGGCGTGTTAACGACCGTGTTTATACAAATGCTCAATTCTGCAGGAGTACAATCCGATGCTTCGATCGGCATTGTTTTTACATTTTTATTTGCTATCGGGGTCATTCTTGTCTCCATGTTTGCAAGGAATGTCCACATTGACGTGGAACATACCATCATGGGGGAAATAGCCTTCATTCCTTGGGAGACCGTGAATTGGTTTGGCATTGAAGCTCCACAAGCCGTATGGATGCTAAGTATTGTACTCGTGATCGACGTTATCCTCCTGCTTTTCTTTTACAAGGAATTTAAGCTCAGCACGTTTGATCCTGAACTCGCGGCAGCGCTTGGTCTCCCCGTCGGCCTTTTGCATTACCTCCTCATGGGGATGACATCCATTACAGCAGTTGCCTCTTTTGACGCGGTCGGTGCAATTCTTGTCGTTGCCATGTTGATCGCGCCTGGCGCAACCGCGTATTTGCTGACGGAACGCTTCAGCATGATGTTCGTCTTGAGCGCAACATTTGGTGTAATTGCAGCTATTTCAGGCTATTATATGGCGGCATGGCTCAATGCTTCGATTGCCGGGATGATGGCCACAATGGCGGGCGTGCTCTTTTTGCTCGCGTTTATTTTCTCCCCGACACATGGGATGATTGCAAAGGCCCTTTCACAAAAACACATCCGTACCTTTGATGCGGATACGTAAGAAAGACGCTTCCCCCGTTTTTCCAAATGTTAGAGGTCGAACTCCGATTGCGACCTCTTTTTTCCGCTCAAGACAATAAAAAAAGCACCCTCCGTCTCGAGCGTGCTCCTACAAATTCGATCATGATTCACTATCCGATCCCTCTCCCTGGGTCAGGGCGGAATCACTGATTGCTTGTTGGTCCGGACCGACATATTGGACGTCTGCCTCTTGGGCATACTCTGTCCATTCTTGAACGTATGGTTCCGGATCGACCGCATTTTCATAAGAAGGGATCTTTAAAACAGGATGTCCGTCAAAACCATTGATGATATGGGTCGTCATTGCCATTGATTCTTCCAGTGAAGCATCACGATGGGCAAGCGGTTCATAAATCACCATATCCGGCGCTTGATCATTAATGACGTTCCATTCCTCAAATTCGACGAATTCCTCGGAATTACTGCTGTTAAAATCATCAATATTAAAGGCTTCAACGTGAAATTCATACTGGTCGCTTGCATCTTCAGGGAAATAATTTTCCCATTGCACATCCTCTTCGCTATTGGAGGTAAATACAGCCAAATTAACCACATCACCGGATTCGTGTTGCTGTAAAATTTCATTGGCATCTTCTTGAAGCTCTTCCTCAACGTCACCTGAAGGATTCCCCGCCTCTTCAGATGCCGATTCATCCTGTTGAATGGTGGAGAACTGCTCAATATACTGCGCTTCTCCCACGCTTAATGTCTGTTCGTGCTGCAAACTATATAAGACGGTGACGATGACGACAACAATTAAATATGGCAGTGTTCTTTTTAATAGACTCATCGTTCTCTCCTTCATTTCTTCCAGGATTTAGCGACGGCGTTCATCAAGGATATCTTCAACCGTTCCTTCCCCATAATCAACTTCGAGCATTTGCACCCCGCCGAAAAAGACCGTGGTCACTCGTTCTTCAGCAAGGTAGCCCATCTCGGATAACCTTTCTATTCTCTCCTCGTCTTCCCATCCATCTTCATAAAGAATCTGGTCGACGCCTTCTTGATTATCATGAACAAAGCGCGGAACGTTCATGGCTTCTTCTATGTCTCCATCCAAACGTTCATTGTTGATAAGCACCTGGCTCATGATTTGAGGGATCCGCCGGCCACCCGGGCTCCCCATGCCGGTGACGGTTCCTTCATCTTCATTGATGATAATCGATGGAGCGATAAAGCTACGCGCGCGTTTGCCGCTGTCATAATCGTTGGGCGGCAGATCCTCCGGGGCGAAATTGCTCATTTGGTCATTCAGGAAAAAACCGGTTTCCGTCATTTGGCCTGAGCCGAAAAAGTTGCTCAGTGTATTTGTTGCCGAAACCATGTGCCCATCTTCATCGACAACGACAAAATGGGTCGTGTTTCCGTCATCATCCACTTCCGGCGCTGCAGCTTGTTCTTCTCCGGAACCGGCTGGGTCGGTATCGATGTTACTCGCCATCTCTTGTGTGTATTCTTCACTCGTTAACCGATCGACATTCACATCCGAAAATTGGGGGTCTCCAATCGTTGAAACTCGGTCCGAATACGCTTGCTCGCTGATTTCCGCGAACAAATGCGCAAAGGCTGCCCCGTCGTCCGCTTCATCGTTTATTTGCACTTGCTCGGCCATCTGCAACATTTGGATAAATGTTACTCCAGACGTCGGCGCCCCTGATGAGTACACTTGATTTCCGTTAAATGTTCCGGAAGCGACGTCGGGTTCCAACACTTCATAATTGGCTAGATCTTCTTCTGTTATGCTTGAGCGGTCCCCGGCGACTTCAGATGCCATAGCCCCTGTGTAAAAGTCTTCAAGGCCATGCTCCTGAAGGTGGGCCAACGTATCTGCAAGCCTCGGCTGCACAAGTTCTTCCCCTTCCTGGATCGCCATGCCGCCGGGATAGAATTCTTCTGCTGCATCCGGATCAATTCGGCCATCCGGATTCTCGATGCTTCCCGCGTAATCCAATCGATTTGCCAACATATGATCTACTTCATAACCATTCTCGGCATAATCAATGGCAGGTTCCATCAACTGTTCCATGGGAAGAGAACCATGCTCCTCATGAATTTGTTCCATTCCTTTTAAAAACCCGGGAACGGCTGCTTCGTATTCTCTGCCATCTGCAGGGGACATTTCCCGGTAATCGTAATAATCAGGCTCGGCCGCGGGATTATCAAGGACCAACATTGCTCCGCCTCCCCCGAGGCCTGAACCGTAAGGTTCTACAACGCCAAGGGCAAACGATACGGCGATAGCCGCATCCACTGCATTTCCGCCTTCTTCAAGAACGTCGATGCCCACTTGCTGCACTGTTGGATTGGAAGTGCTCACGCCATAATCTCCGTCGAATTCAACAGCCTCTTGCCTTTCATCCGTGTCGGCTTCTTCATCGGGGAGTCATTTACCTCTTCCCCATTATCGTCAGTTTCATTCATTAAAAACGCGGCTGCCAGCATAATTACTGCTAAAATCGACATGACCACGATCATGTTTCGTGACAAA harbors:
- a CDS encoding gamma-glutamyltransferase family protein: MSTSNPTVQQVGIDVLEEGGNAVDAAIAVSFALGVVEPYGSGLGGGGAMLVLDNPAAEPDYYDYREMSPADGREYEAAVPGFLKGMEQIHEEHGSLPMEQLMEPAIDYAENGYEVDHMLANRLDYAGSIENPDGRIDPDAAEEFYPGGMAIQEGEELVQPRLADTLAHLQEHGLEDFYTGAMASEVAGDRSSITEEDLANYEVLEPDVASGTFNGNQVYSSGAPTSGVTFIQMLQMAEQVQINDEADDGAAFAHLFAEISEQAYSDRVSTIGDPQFSDVNVDRLTSEEYTQEMASNIDTDPAGSGEEQAAAPEVDDDGNTTHFVVVDEDGHMVSATNTLSNFFGSGQMTETGFFLNDQMSNFAPEDLPPNDYDSGKRARSFIAPSIIINEDEGTVTGMGSPGGRRIPQIMSQVLINNERLDGDIEEAMNVPRFVHDNQEGVDQILYEDGWEDEERIERLSEMGYLAEERVTTVFFGGVQMLEVDYGEGTVEDILDERRR